A region from the Natronomonas salsuginis genome encodes:
- a CDS encoding uracil-DNA glycosylase family protein: protein MERVTDRVSNPFGMRAPGEPAVYGYGDANADFHVIGADAETHGGTETGVPFTDSLAGERLQSVLHAVGFAAEPYSDAPELTNCYLSYLRISPGDPDDLERYIDAELRALNAHILLPIGDEALEYVLAEFTTQARSVPADSTRLHASEIRGRGFLVIPVREPTEWVSGDEAALADRLEAILDSDYRQTKGVATRIG from the coding sequence GTGGAGCGAGTAACGGATCGCGTTTCGAACCCCTTCGGTATGCGCGCCCCCGGCGAACCGGCGGTGTACGGCTACGGCGACGCCAACGCGGATTTTCACGTGATCGGCGCTGACGCGGAGACGCACGGCGGAACCGAAACCGGCGTCCCGTTCACCGATTCGCTCGCCGGCGAGCGGCTCCAGTCGGTGCTTCATGCCGTTGGCTTCGCCGCAGAACCCTACAGCGACGCGCCGGAGTTGACGAACTGCTATCTCTCGTATCTCAGGATATCCCCCGGTGATCCCGACGATCTCGAACGGTACATCGACGCCGAGCTGCGCGCGTTGAACGCGCACATCCTTCTCCCGATCGGCGACGAGGCGCTGGAGTACGTTCTCGCGGAGTTCACCACGCAGGCTCGTTCCGTGCCGGCCGACTCGACGCGGTTGCACGCCTCGGAGATCAGAGGTCGTGGGTTCCTCGTCATTCCGGTTCGGGAACCCACAGAGTGGGTTTCCGGTGACGAGGCGGCACTGGCCGATCGCCTCGAAGCGATCTTGGACAGCGACTATCGCCAGACGAAGGGCGTCGCGACGCGAATCGGCTAA
- a CDS encoding halocyanin domain-containing protein: protein MKEFSRRRFVLGTAAAAATGALAGCSGNGGGNGNGNGNGNGNGNGNGGSSGPTGRAETFLSENEANTYDGMEDMTGQDEVIVDTGAGDGFAFSPAGIVVDVGTTVVWEWTGEGGGHNVSSEMDSDFEFESERTDEAGFTFEQTFDEAGAALYVCVPHRAQGMYGAVAVEE from the coding sequence ATGAAAGAGTTCAGCCGACGTCGATTCGTACTCGGTACAGCTGCCGCCGCGGCGACTGGTGCCCTCGCGGGATGTTCGGGCAACGGTGGCGGAAACGGGAATGGAAACGGGAATGGAAACGGTAACGGCAACGGTAACGGCGGTAGCAGCGGTCCGACCGGTCGCGCCGAGACGTTCCTCAGCGAGAACGAGGCCAACACCTACGATGGCATGGAAGACATGACCGGTCAAGACGAGGTCATCGTCGACACCGGTGCCGGTGACGGCTTCGCGTTCTCCCCCGCTGGAATCGTCGTCGACGTCGGGACGACGGTCGTCTGGGAGTGGACTGGCGAAGGTGGCGGCCACAACGTCTCATCCGAGATGGACAGCGACTTCGAGTTCGAGAGCGAGCGAACCGACGAGGCTGGTTTCACCTTCGAGCAGACCTTCGACGAGGCTGGTGCCGCGCTGTACGTTTGTGTCCCCCACCGCGCACAGGGGATGTACGGCGCTGTCGCCGTCGAAGAGTAA
- a CDS encoding class I SAM-dependent methyltransferase, with translation MNDRPGVRDTYDRIAAHFAKTREYPWPEVESFCAGRCADTGLDVGCGNGRHTELLTEHVDRAVGLDASRELLSIARGRAPDATFVEGDAATLPIASDTVGIAVFVATLHHLPDRRLRRQSLDEIARVLTPDGAALVSAWSTAHDRFEADANADSGFDTEIDWTLPGGEVVPRYYHIYAPAEFDADLDASNLVVVDSFVSSGNCYAVVEAA, from the coding sequence ATGAACGACCGGCCGGGCGTGCGGGACACGTACGATCGGATCGCCGCCCACTTCGCGAAGACGCGAGAGTACCCCTGGCCGGAGGTCGAATCCTTCTGCGCCGGTCGGTGCGCGGACACCGGGCTCGACGTGGGCTGCGGAAACGGCCGCCACACCGAACTGCTCACCGAGCACGTCGACCGGGCTGTCGGCCTCGACGCGAGTCGCGAACTGCTTTCGATCGCACGCGGGCGGGCTCCGGACGCGACGTTCGTCGAAGGCGACGCCGCGACGCTGCCGATCGCGAGCGATACCGTCGGGATCGCCGTTTTTGTCGCGACGCTTCACCATCTCCCGGATCGGCGGCTCCGACGGCAAAGTCTGGACGAAATCGCGCGTGTGTTGACGCCGGACGGTGCCGCGCTCGTCAGCGCGTGGAGCACCGCTCACGATCGCTTCGAGGCGGACGCGAACGCGGACTCGGGCTTCGATACCGAAATCGATTGGACGCTTCCCGGCGGGGAGGTCGTCCCGCGATACTACCACATTTACGCGCCCGCGGAATTCGACGCGGATCTCGATGCGAGCAATCTCGTCGTCGTCGACTCGTTCGTGTCGAGCGGGAACTGCTATGCGGTCGTCGAAGCAGCGTGA
- a CDS encoding type II secretion system F family protein, translating to MLALLPLAIVLVVLSVFVVAAFDDRINAWLARISIAAFGDRGAESEIKRTRLLRAASIGTPYREYAAKTRLYSVGVGLCGAIAGVYVGAAVVTIVGAFRDGRGLIVEPAVFDVSSLGGSTLAMASVIGLLIGGMTAFAMYAARWRLPLVRADARRRRIEAGLPRMVAFTYALTRGGMSFPDVLRTISANERVFGESAAEVRIAVRNIDLFNVDIVTAIQDLSDTTPSEQFGTFTENLSSVLRSGGDVSAFLREQYERYREEAEDQQTEILNVLATTAEVYVTVVVAGMLFLVTILLIIGLTVGDTLIIIRVLAYVVIPAGNVLFLAYLLDITRPLRVTGDARLDSDENPETRRAIRSVETDGGYTRPKSAVNHGRLIAYRRLRSLRETLATPLESLVARPRLVLYVTVPLVVVATAARSPAVFADGTVDVRVLDDFLVQGAIALIGTFAIVYEYSKRRLKRLEGALPDLLERLASLNESGTSIATSFDRVRESDVGALDDEVDRIWRDMRWGSTAERALLRFETRVRTPSITRVVTLITNAMNASNEIGPVLRIAADQARSDIQLRRQRTQEMFTYVVVVYVSFLVFLVVIAALEYVLIPSLPDVSALGERASATPIGGFADVDRDAYRLAFFHTGLIQAGLSGLVAGVMGGGAIEDGLKHAAIMLSITYVVLTVFG from the coding sequence ATGCTTGCGTTGCTACCACTCGCGATCGTGCTCGTCGTCCTCTCGGTGTTCGTTGTGGCAGCGTTCGACGATCGAATCAACGCGTGGCTCGCCCGGATATCAATCGCCGCGTTCGGCGATCGGGGAGCCGAATCCGAGATCAAACGGACCCGTCTCCTTCGGGCCGCGTCGATCGGGACGCCGTATCGCGAGTACGCCGCGAAGACGCGGCTATACTCGGTGGGCGTCGGCCTCTGCGGTGCGATCGCTGGTGTCTACGTGGGTGCCGCGGTGGTCACCATCGTCGGTGCATTCCGAGATGGGCGCGGGCTAATAGTGGAACCGGCGGTGTTCGATGTGTCGTCGCTCGGGGGATCGACGCTCGCGATGGCATCGGTGATCGGGCTTCTCATCGGTGGGATGACGGCGTTCGCGATGTACGCGGCCCGGTGGCGACTTCCGTTAGTTCGCGCCGATGCCCGTCGCCGTCGGATCGAGGCCGGATTACCGCGCATGGTCGCGTTCACGTACGCACTCACCCGGGGCGGCATGTCGTTTCCCGACGTGCTTCGGACGATATCGGCGAACGAGCGAGTGTTCGGCGAGAGCGCGGCGGAGGTGAGGATCGCCGTCCGCAACATCGACCTGTTCAACGTCGACATCGTGACGGCGATACAGGACCTCTCGGACACCACGCCCTCGGAGCAGTTCGGGACGTTCACGGAGAACCTCTCCAGCGTACTCCGAAGCGGCGGTGACGTTTCGGCGTTTCTTCGCGAACAGTACGAGCGCTACCGCGAAGAGGCAGAGGATCAGCAGACGGAGATCCTCAACGTTCTCGCGACGACCGCGGAGGTGTACGTGACCGTCGTCGTCGCCGGGATGTTGTTTCTGGTCACGATACTGTTGATAATCGGACTCACTGTCGGCGATACGTTGATCATCATCCGAGTACTCGCCTACGTCGTCATCCCGGCCGGGAACGTCCTCTTTCTCGCGTATCTGCTCGATATCACGCGACCGTTGCGAGTCACCGGGGACGCGCGACTGGACAGCGACGAGAACCCCGAAACGCGACGCGCCATCCGATCGGTCGAAACCGACGGCGGCTACACGCGGCCGAAATCTGCGGTCAACCACGGTCGATTGATCGCCTACCGGCGACTTCGATCCCTCCGTGAGACGCTCGCTACGCCGCTCGAATCGTTGGTTGCTCGGCCACGGCTCGTGCTGTACGTGACGGTCCCACTCGTCGTCGTCGCGACCGCTGCTCGGTCGCCCGCCGTATTCGCCGATGGCACCGTTGACGTTCGCGTTCTCGACGATTTTCTGGTGCAGGGTGCCATCGCGTTGATTGGAACGTTCGCGATCGTGTACGAGTACAGCAAGCGACGGCTCAAACGGCTCGAGGGGGCGCTTCCGGACCTGTTGGAGCGCCTCGCCAGCCTCAACGAATCGGGAACGTCGATCGCCACGTCCTTCGACCGCGTCCGAGAGAGCGACGTGGGAGCGCTGGACGACGAGGTCGACCGCATCTGGCGGGACATGCGGTGGGGATCAACCGCCGAGCGTGCGCTGTTGCGGTTCGAAACGCGCGTTCGGACGCCATCGATCACCCGTGTCGTCACGCTCATCACGAACGCGATGAACGCCTCGAACGAGATCGGACCGGTCCTCCGCATCGCCGCCGATCAGGCTCGGTCCGACATCCAACTTCGCAGACAGCGAACCCAAGAGATGTTCACGTACGTGGTCGTCGTCTACGTCTCGTTTCTCGTCTTCCTCGTCGTCATCGCGGCGCTCGAGTACGTCCTGATACCGAGCCTCCCGGACGTGAGCGCACTGGGTGAGAGAGCGAGTGCGACACCGATCGGTGGGTTCGCGGACGTCGACCGGGACGCCTACCGGCTCGCGTTTTTCCACACCGGATTGATCCAGGCGGGACTCTCGGGGCTTGTCGCCGGCGTCATGGGTGGCGGCGCGATCGAGGACGGGTTGAAACACGCGGCCATCATGCTCTCGATCACGTACGTCGTGTTGACGGTCTTCGGCTGA
- a CDS encoding type II/IV secretion system ATPase subunit, translated as MNGHEPLNSDPDRDERSIRERLARSIETLRGSTVPDAPYRPREHGHVVGDRTFEDREVERYWLNAPFSYAAVTHDDDLNQYHYHVVEPELDRFERDLLEMLYDDVRVSLLYTTRDGDPQEVLRSSLRDRLERYGVEVAADGFYRLYYYLYRRFQGFGALDPLMYDPRIEDISCDGYGIPLYAYHDTYQDIETNVSFERTELDSYIVRMAQQAGRHISVGNPIVETTLRDGSRAELALGEEVTPHGSAFTVRKYSDEPFTPIDLIDVGTYSIEQMAYLWLAIEHNRNLVFAGGTASGKTTSMNAISMFIPPRSKLITIEDTRELSLHHDNWLSCVTRERLDEGADVTMYDLLRSALRHRPEYIIVGEVRGEEAITLFQAMNTGHTTLSTMHADSVQTVINRLENEPINVPRPMVQSLDVLCVQTLARVGNDRIRRAETIAEIEGIDQRTGELDYTDAYRWDSSTDRFEEGSKTLTEEIRAERGWSKSDLLRELNRRRQFLEFLHERNISQYQQFTAMVDRYYAAPDEVMERIENAESDPNPTRTPDPETASDGKGRRGG; from the coding sequence GAAGTCGAACGGTACTGGCTGAACGCCCCGTTCTCGTACGCCGCCGTGACGCACGACGACGACCTGAATCAGTACCACTATCACGTCGTCGAGCCGGAGCTCGATCGCTTCGAGCGCGACCTCCTCGAGATGCTGTACGACGACGTTCGGGTATCGCTGCTGTACACCACGCGGGACGGTGACCCCCAGGAGGTGCTCCGGTCTTCGCTTCGGGATCGGCTCGAACGATACGGCGTTGAAGTGGCTGCGGATGGATTCTACCGGCTGTATTACTATCTCTACAGGAGATTTCAGGGGTTCGGAGCGCTCGATCCGCTGATGTACGATCCGCGGATCGAGGACATCTCGTGTGACGGCTACGGGATCCCGCTGTACGCCTACCACGACACCTACCAGGACATCGAGACGAACGTCTCGTTCGAGCGCACGGAACTCGACAGCTACATCGTGCGGATGGCACAGCAGGCCGGGCGACATATCTCCGTCGGCAACCCGATCGTCGAGACGACGCTTCGGGACGGCTCCCGCGCCGAGTTGGCGCTCGGCGAAGAGGTGACACCGCACGGGTCAGCGTTCACGGTGCGGAAATACAGCGACGAGCCGTTCACACCGATCGATCTGATCGACGTCGGAACGTACTCGATCGAACAGATGGCGTACCTGTGGCTCGCGATCGAGCACAACAGAAATCTCGTGTTCGCCGGCGGGACGGCATCGGGGAAGACGACCTCGATGAACGCCATCTCGATGTTCATTCCCCCGCGATCGAAACTGATCACCATCGAGGACACCCGTGAACTGTCGCTGCACCACGACAACTGGCTGTCCTGTGTGACGCGTGAGCGACTCGACGAGGGGGCCGACGTGACGATGTACGATCTCCTGCGGTCGGCGCTCCGGCATCGCCCGGAGTACATCATCGTCGGCGAGGTCCGTGGCGAAGAAGCGATCACGCTGTTTCAGGCGATGAACACCGGCCACACGACGCTCTCGACGATGCACGCGGATTCGGTACAGACCGTCATCAACCGACTGGAAAACGAGCCGATCAACGTCCCCCGGCCGATGGTCCAATCGCTGGACGTTCTCTGCGTCCAGACGCTCGCCCGCGTCGGCAACGATCGCATCCGACGCGCGGAGACGATCGCCGAGATCGAAGGTATCGATCAGCGAACCGGCGAACTCGACTACACGGACGCATACCGGTGGGACTCGTCGACGGATCGGTTCGAGGAAGGTAGCAAAACGCTCACCGAAGAGATACGGGCCGAGCGCGGCTGGTCGAAATCCGACCTCTTGAGAGAACTCAATCGACGGCGGCAGTTCCTCGAGTTCCTCCACGAACGGAACATCTCACAGTATCAGCAGTTCACAGCGATGGTGGATCGGTACTACGCTGCCCCCGACGAGGTGATGGAGCGGATCGAGAACGCCGAATCGGATCCGAACCCGACGAGAACGCCCGACCCCGAGACGGCCTCGGACGGGAAGGGCAGGCGGGGCGGGTGA